The following coding sequences lie in one Zingiber officinale cultivar Zhangliang chromosome 2B, Zo_v1.1, whole genome shotgun sequence genomic window:
- the LOC122048434 gene encoding pre-rRNA-processing protein TSR2-like produces the protein MSFSGGGMLGGSPSPVPSHTPLFLLREGISLVLSRWEALQVAIRNQWGGGDSHQKHDELVSFILTFFSRPDVCVDDLEHALEEKMVLSFNTMVDDGSVEEVAEQLMIMYEECLHGNFEVIEKLKSTHA, from the exons ATGAGCTTCTCCGGCGGTGGCATGTTGGGCGGTTCCCCTTCCCCGGTGCCCTCTCACACTCCCCTTTTCCTCTTGAGGGAAGGAATCTCCCTCGTCCTCTCGCGTTGGGAGGCGCTTCAGGTGGCAATCAGAAACCAGTGGGGCGGCGGAGACTCCCACCAGAAGCACGACGAGCTCGTCTCCTTCATCCTCACCTTCTTCTCGCGACCTGATG TTTGTGTCGATGATTTGGAACATGCACTCGAGGAGAAAATGGTTTTATCTTTCAACACGATGGTCGATGATGGAAGTGTCGAGGAG GTTGCTGAGCAATTGATGATTATGTATGAAGAATGTCTTCACGGGAACTTTGAAGTAATTGAAAAGTTAAAGTCGACACATGCATAG